ATAGAACATGACAAGGTGTTGATTTGACCTCAACTTCCCTAAATCTCAATCCAATCCAGCATCTGTGGGATGTGCTTGAACTAGTGTTATCTACAGAGGCAACTTACAGGACTTAAAGGATCCATTGCTAACGTCTTGGAGCCAGACaccacagcacaccttcagaGGTCTTGTGTCCATGCCTCAATGACTCAGAGCTGTTTTGGTGGCACAAGATGATGAAACTATGATATACACCTACTACTATTATACTCATGTATAGTAGTAGGTGTGCTCCAGTTCAGAGGCTACATCATCCAATGACACTGCCCACAGAGGGCCAGAGGTTTAGGATGAACAGGCACCTCCTCCAAGAATTAGTCACTAGCCACACAGAGTTGGAGTTGTTTCTACCAGGACGTTGgcattaattatttaaatcCTCCTATGGCTGTCATCATCAGCCTTTCAGTATTTACCAGCCCCTTTCCTCTCATTCACTGCCAAACTGTCTGTTGTGCTTCTGCCTTAGcgttttcttctctccctcaacCTGACTCCCTTTGgatttttgcctgttttttgcCCATGAGAATCTTTACCTATCCTGCTTAAGTCTACTGAGCCATAATAGTGGCTTTCAGCATTGTTGTAGTTCGGCTGATATATTTACTAGACATGGTTAACAGATATTTCTTGCCAATGTTAATGGAGGATGTTcgacactgtgtttgtgtgtgtctcagacTACCGTGGTCAGTGTGAGGCAGAGGCCAGATTTTGCTGAGACAGGCCAGtgggaggtggagacagagaaggcAGAGGGTCAGAGGGAGACTCGTGTTTTCGATGCAGTGCTGGTTTGCACTGGGCACTTCACCCGACCTCACCTGCCACTCGGAGACTTCCCAGGTAGTACAACATCGTCACACATACTACACCTGaaaaaaacctgttttattGTGAGGTTTATTCAGAGGGCTTGACCTCAATGAGTTCGCCATATTTAAATAACTGGTTTGTCTTGTGTTTAAAGTAATAGCCAACAAGTAccaacacagagatgaaacagctCCCACCTTTGCATCGTCCTTCTTTGAacttttgttttggaaatgGCCATAGCTTAGGAGTTCCATTCGGGACTCTAAATAAACCGCACGTAGGATAGTAATGTTTGTGAGTGTCTCAATCTCACATCTGACAAATAATCAGTATTCATGCTTGATGCAAGCAGTGGAATTATTGACTGATTGACTGGTCTTTGATTCCCTTTTTCAGGTATTGAGAGCTTTGAAGGCAGATATTTCCACAGCTGGGATTACCGCAACTCTGAGGGTATGCAGTGGAAAAGAGTGGTGGTGATTGGGATTGGGAGCTCTGGAGGTGATATTGCTGTGGATATCAGTAGAGTTGCTGAGAAGgtaaaaaattaaattacacTTCTGTATTGCTGTGTGCATATTAATGAGGCTTTTAACTGAACAGATGCTGAAAATATAAAGGATAATACAAATGTGGATATTTACAATCTCTGTGATGATCGGATATGTAGGTGTACCTCGCTACCAGGAGCGGAGCCTGGGTTGTGAGCCGTGTAGGACAGGGGGGACTCCCAGTGGACATGCTAGGGACGTCCCGGATGAATATGATGCTACAGAAGCTCTGCCCCTCGTGGAGCGCCAGGATGTTGGAAAAGAAAGTGAACAAAGTATTTGATCATGGACTGTACGGGCTGAAACCAAAACATGGGTAACAAAATCATGTTTTAGTCATAAACATTTATGTTGATAATTAACCTATCTAGATGTAGCTGTATCATACAGGACAATTGGATCAGtcaaccacaaccacagcttCAACAGATAAGGGGGAGATTGGGGTGTCACTCATGCAGCTCTGGTGTTTTGCTGGCAGGATTTTTGCACAGAATGCTGTAGTGAGTGACGACCTGCCAGCTCGGATCATCGCAGGTCGGGTTCAGGTGAAGCCAAACGTCAAAGAGTTCTGTGGTTCCAGTGTGGTCTTTGCCGATGGGAGCATCATAGACAAGGTGCGTATGATTAGTACAGTAACATTTCTTAATCTTTGACACGTGATGGACTAGCTCTTTTGTTTCTATGATGGTAATAGAGACATTGTGGCACAGAAGAGATTTGAACCCAGAAGCATGACACAGAGGCAGCCACAGGCAAATAGACGTGTTTAGACGATTTGATGAAAAACAAGGAAAGGGTCAAAACCAGGAGATCAGTGAGAGAAGGCAAACCAGATGAGGGTCAGGTGAGTAATCACCAGACTGGGAAAAAGGCAGgcttcacacagacaggacCAGGCAGTTACAACCTGGTGgagtaaaagtgaaagtgagcTATAAATTATACTACTGGGCTATTTAGAGGAAATGGGAAGCAGGTGAGTAAGTGGGCGGGGAGGTCAAGTGGTAGGTGGGAAGGGGGTTACTGTAGGACAGGAGGGAGTGCCTCAGTCTGGGATCACGTTACAGAATGAATGTAATAACCTGGCTGGAGTTGTGACGATACTTTTTTTCTtaacaatcaataatcaatgatcGAATGGttcaaatatacaaaaatatcaaatcCTTACATTCCTCATttgagagatgtgtgtgtgtgtgtgtgtgtgtgtgtgtgtgtgtgtgtgcgtgtgtgtgtgtgtgtgtgtgtgtgtgtgtgtgtgtgcgcgcacgcgcCATTCAGGTGGATGTGGTGGTGTTTGCCACAGGGTACAACTACAGCTTCCCCTTCCTGCCCCCAGCTCTACAGGCTAAAAGTGGTTACAGGCTGCGTCTCTACATGCATGTGTTCCCTCCTGCGCTGGCCCAGCCTACACTGGCCGTGGTGGGCTTTGTCCACGGCCTTGGATCCATAACCCCACTGGCTGAGATGCAGGCCCGCTGGGCTACGAGAGTGTTTAAAGGTAAACTTAAATCTTAATTTACACCTGAAGTATTTTCTTAATCAGTTGTTCACCCTTATTCACAGAAGTTGATTCATTTTAATGTGGCATGAAATATTTATGTCCCAACGAAACAGCCAAATAATTGTGCTTTTTAACATCTGTTTTTCACTGAATTATGAAATTGAATACATATAAAGGAAATacacataaaatacatatacatttCTTGTTAGAtattttatttctgcatttttaatctTCCATAGAACTCAAGTCCGATGATGTGACTTTAATGagatttttattcatttttaactCATTCAACCAAATTTTCCATAGGTTTAACAGTCTTACCCTCCCAGGAAAAAATGCAAGAGGAAATTGACAAGGACACAGAAATAATGCATGAGAGGTAAGGAATTAAAGTAATCCACCACATTCCAGTAAAACAGTGTCTACATCATATATCGCAGCATACTTAGAAAGGATGCTGCCATGAGAAAAGCATGACAGTATTACATGTAACTGCAGTAAAGCTAATAACTCTAACACTGTAGCTTTCTTCAGAAATGGAATTTTACGTTATGGCTTAGCTTTGACCACGATGGTGACTGTTTGTTTCATGACAAATACTCATGATTTTTTGCCCATGTTGCAACTTTTAAAACTCATCTGTCCGTCTCTTCTTGCTTCTCCATCTCTTAGATATGCCTGCTCTGAACGCACCCCCGTCCAGGTGGACTACGTCCCTTACCTGGACTCCGTGGCAGAGCAGGTGGGGGTTCGACCAAACATACTGTGGCTCTTGATAAAGGACCCCAGACTGGCACTGCAGGTTTTTCTGGGCCCCTGCACGTCATATCAGTACCGTCTGACTGGGCCGGGCCAGTGGGCTGGAGCCCGTGAGGCCATTCTCACTCAGTGGGAGCGGGTGCTTCAGCCTTTCAGGACCAGAGCGTTACCAGAACCTGAGACCAGATCTCCTAAACAGAGCATCGTAGTGATTTTCTCAGGTGCGGTGCtactgtgctgctttttctaCAATAAACATTGCcactccttctcctttcctctcacaTTCAGTAAATCTTAAAATGGTTTAGTGTTCAACCAGCATGGCTGAACAATATCAGTCTTGTCAAAGTCTACATGATGGTCAGTTCTCTTCTGGTGTGGTGTGTGCCGGTGCAGTTAAACATTATGGGATAACTTGACTTTAAATCCAAGAAAGCTTAAGTCCTCCTCATTCTGAATACCCTCAATACCAAGTTCTACCACCACAGTCCAGTGATCTTTACTGGATCACTGTGTTGCAAAATGGCATGCAGTTAATGAAATGCTGCTGGTTTTACCATCAGTGAGTGTGATTCAGTGATATTTAATGACGTGCCCCTATCCTCGGGGTAGGTAGAACTTTTTAGTTGTTACTTATTACCTCCATTGTGCAACAGCTTTTACTATATTTGAACTAgcacacagcaggctgcagattTAAATGACCATTTTCTTGTAATGGCCTCTCAAGAGCCATAGCAGGTAGAGCAGGATGTTCAGTAGTTACAGGTTTGGCGGTTTGATCCCCAGCTCCACCTGAGTGGAAAATGCTTTGGATGCAAGCACCCTAAGAATGAAGCCATTTAATGCCGTTCAAGACCATCCAGTCTGCTGCAGGACATGACTGTACTGTACTATTCCTATTTTCAGTCAGTTACCCGtaagttttgttttggtttgggtttttttttgtacagatcCCAAATTTCCAAAACAGTTTCTCATTTAGTTTGCAACCATACACAAAAGAGAGACGACGTTCAACTGGAAAGCATCTAATTAATGGTGATTCATTGCCAGAGATTCTATTCAGCACACCAGGTCATCTGAACATgcaaaaatgataaatataaCCAGGTGACAAGAAAATTACAGTTTCTACTGTGCTAAGTGccaaatgacatttttccaAGAACCTTATGGAAACTTTTAGTAGATTGGTACATTGTTCAGTGTTATGCAGTATACATGTTCACTCACTTAAGTCACTTGATTGAGGTACAACATGACACAACACAAGCGACTGTAACTGGACTGAACTGACACCATGTTCTTGCCTGGCCTAACCTCTGACTCCTCAACGATGTCAAATATGCCTGCGAGCTGCAGGGAATAGTGCCATTACGACATGATCAATAGTACAAAAAAGTATAACAACAGGAACTCTGAAACACAGTAACTTCCACAAAGGTGGCAACAAATCAATGAATAAGCTGTAGCTGAAAaggttcagttcatttctaTGTGGGGCAATAATTAACTTATGAAGGACGTCTGTCAATGACTATGTTTCTCTGTTTACCAACATCGATGGAGAACTTCAGGAGGCAGTGAAGACGGGTGTTTTTGAGTTGTTCTCAGTGCAATCAGACTAAACTGATCTTCTCTTTATAAAGAAGAAACGCCTCAGCGCAGGCGGGTTTACTTTGAAGAAAATGGTCCGGAAGTGGTGAATGTGGGAGAGTTCAGACACAGTGTCAATTACCTGGAACACAGCGCCATCTTTTGGCCTTTTGTGTTA
The Chaetodon auriga isolate fChaAug3 chromosome 3, fChaAug3.hap1, whole genome shotgun sequence DNA segment above includes these coding regions:
- the LOC143318191 gene encoding flavin-containing monooxygenase 5-like, whose amino-acid sequence is MVQRVAVIGAGISGLTSIKACLDEGLEPTCFESSHDIGGLWRFKDDPEPGRANIYFSVIINSSKERMAFSDFPPPAHFPNNMHHSEMLQYLRLYAQAFKLLQHICFQTTVVSVRQRPDFAETGQWEVETEKAEGQRETRVFDAVLVCTGHFTRPHLPLGDFPGIESFEGRYFHSWDYRNSEGMQWKRVVVIGIGSSGGDIAVDISRVAEKVYLATRSGAWVVSRVGQGGLPVDMLGTSRMNMMLQKLCPSWSARMLEKKVNKVFDHGLYGLKPKHGIFAQNAVVSDDLPARIIAGRVQVKPNVKEFCGSSVVFADGSIIDKVDVVVFATGYNYSFPFLPPALQAKSGYRLRLYMHVFPPALAQPTLAVVGFVHGLGSITPLAEMQARWATRVFKGLTVLPSQEKMQEEIDKDTEIMHERYACSERTPVQVDYVPYLDSVAEQVGVRPNILWLLIKDPRLALQVFLGPCTSYQYRLTGPGQWAGAREAILTQWERVLQPFRTRALPEPETRSPKQSIVVIFSGAVLLCCFFYNKHCHSFSFPLTFSKS